From the Trifolium pratense cultivar HEN17-A07 linkage group LG4, ARS_RC_1.1, whole genome shotgun sequence genome, the window gcccacaAAATGCTCGCCAGCCAAGCCACATTGGCGTCCGCCAACCAGGCCAAGATGGCGCCCGCCAGCTTGTACCAAGTGGCCCTCGCCACTTCCTTCCAAATCGCAGCCATCCATCAGATCAAACGGCCAGGCGAGATTTTCactaagtcccacatcggccaaaCTGCTTTCCCCTCCtcttgtattttagtataaataggctagttctcttcactcaaaaagataacacttgacttggagaattgagaactaggcttagtaccacaaggttctcttctctaaagttgagagtttagtattattttattctccgttgagaatttaataagttttttttattatttcctaCCGTTACGCTGTCGGAATCCGTACTCGAGatttcttttatatttcaggttcttattttattttatggtcttatttatttcttgtctttattttattgcttttattttatgcttttaatttttatttttattatgtctatttatttatttgcttattttatttttatgtctttatttttagttatgtctagctaaatttagcgttgctaggatgtgtagttagtagctaataggggttcggtagttaattcgtgcttaatagttttcaaccaccagttttaaataaatacgttttcaaataattcgtcacgagagtgaggattgttttaaaggcaataaaccaacattgacgagagttgaggtttagggtcggatagttaaaactgaccgttagttctaaagtccgcgagagctatttaggattgatgagttttatattggttttcaaaggtacttatataggtaagtgagcgcgtgagagctgagcatttattttatctaagtataacgctagtcaagatttgcgagagctgagattagtgtttttaaatcaaatataattcttgaaaactgacaacggttttattttcttaagcagtttttaattaaacgttgaCTATGATTCGTCACgggagtgagaattaattaaagtaaaaatcaatagagcgagagcgtgagatttctactagatagtaaaaactgaacattaactctaatttgcaacgagagttgggattagagttaattaaattatattgcttttcaaagagtattttattagcggatgtgaggacgagagttaagcaccacctttataatttataatactagtcaagatttgcgagagctgagattggtatttttaaatcaatatagtttcgaaaatttaacagtttgtctagcacgaattaagcattgaaccctctgaagcaactaatagcacgtcctagcaatattttatttacatataaaaaatctaaaaaatatttatttttcttattttaattattcaattaatcaaaatcctttaaatcattagccttagatttacaaagcaacactagaatacggtaggtcgattattggtcctttgggttcgatatcttttaaaactacacgacacgactgtatacttgcagtcacGTTGTCGCGTCCGATCAAGTTTTTGAAAATGTAGaaataaatagtaaaaacataagctaaattaactaaatatatAGTACATTTTCCGGTgtatcaaactcccctaaacttgaaccattgcttgtcctcaagcaatttagcttgcatatagaaaacttttaaaatgtgaagcaactcacacacacagatttagagaaaaataacatcacaagtaCTCATACGTGGTTAGAAATTCAGATTggctaagattaattagttagATTCTTATACAATCAAGAAGGGTATTTCAACGActcacaaagttctccctcttatacatatcgaatttggatcatgccgttgtactaaaatctaaatcttctcctttgtttcatcctttttcattctagactgtcacattaagaccctttatctatgtcacacacatggtaagaaaATCGGTTAGCgtctttattcatctttttcaactcGCAATTAGtttgatgatacaaattttgatgatacaaatttttgtattagcaatcatataaatatttttttcaaggtttaaccgtattaccacagtatgaccttatattatttttttctttaaggtttaaccgtattaccacagtatgaccttaagaatttgcttagatgattcgcttatattcatcgacaaacttacttaatgtgtgactttatagatggtgtccgactggatagataaactactaaaggattccacaaatttaaatcaggagattttggcacaatggttattcaaattgatatctatactagggagacttctgggtgttggaaaaataccgattttgttgtaaaattccCTAATTTCCTTAACTTAGCCTCTCGTCTTTTCTTAACCTATATACTTTCTAAGTGAGCTATTGGCCTAagtctttgaaattttttttaatttggctcaagaaaaggaaaaattttagaaaaccaaagaagatactataaattcaatttttttattatgcgaaaggaaataaaaattcaaataactaaaaaaaaattaaaagtaaataaagatagtagaatactcccctaaacttaaattCAACAGTGTCCTCACTGTTGTGACTCAAGAGTAGAATTGGAGCGTAAAACCTGTGATAGATCATGAGGGAGGCTGttgataattttggaaattgttgaACTGAAGCCTCAAACCGCCTAGCTCTTGTATGACATTGTCGAGCTGTTGCTGACGGTGCTCTTCTGAGCTCTCCCATCTATGATAATGGCCCTGCATCTCGTGTTCGTTTTGAAGAATTTGGTTTTGCTGGGCTTGCATGAATGTCATTTGTTCCATCATCTCCTCTTGTTGTTGGTTCATGGCATAAAATAATTCATCGCGCTCTTGATTTAATGCATTTTAGGCGCGTATCTCATGGAGGACATCATCGATAGTGCTTTGCCTTGATGAGGAGGAACTACCtgcaaaagtgttagaaaaatgtGTAGGGTGTGCAGGTGGAACAATGCTTGCACCCCCACCAGCGGCAACATTTTGAGAAATGTGCGTGGGAGCTCTATTAGTCACAGGATCATCAGAGAtagtcataaaaaaaatcaaaaataaaagaaagcaaaaattaaacaagaattaaagaaaactcatgggttgcctcccatgcagcGCTTTGTTTAACGTCGGTTAGCTCGACTTCTTAACCCTTTAGATTAGTGTTGTGCCTCTTCCAATCTCACGTTCTTAAAATTATGCCCAACATCCTTAGGTCTCCATTTGAACATGTCAAACCATCTCATAGgtgttttcctttttcttttctttttcttggaggCAAACAGAGATGTTTTATTTTGGAAGATATTACTTTCTGGTTGGGCTTTTAGTATGTCGGGAGGTACTCGTTTAAAGGGTGTGTTATCGACATTTGATTCAGCTATGTCAAGTCTACAGCAAGAGCTTTTCTTTAAACATTTAGTTAGGTCGTCATTACCATTTTTATGAGTCGGAGGGATGAGAGTTTTTAGAATTTCAGAATTTTTGGTTTTATCTTTCTCCATCTCTTTTCCACATTCTTTGACGACGTCTAACATATAGCAACTATCTTCAATGGCCGATGCGTTCATGAATTGTGTTAagataaattcaactttttcttcaccTACTTCAAAGGTGAGCTTTCCTTTTTTCACATCTATTATGGCACCAGCGGTTGCTAagaatggccttcctaaaatTATGGGTGTATTGGAATCTTCCCTAATGTCCATGACTATAAAATCAGTTGGGATAAAGAATTGACCTATACGTACTGGCACATTTTCTAGTATACCTAGGGGGTATTTGACAGAACGGTCAGCGAATTGTATTGACATTTTAGTTGGTCTCAATTCTCCTAACTTAAGTTTTTCATATATGGGCATAGGCATTAAGCTTATACTGGCTCCTAAATCGCATAGTGCTCTATCTATGACATGTTTTCCAATGACACATGGTATGGAAAAACTTCCTGGGTCTTTTAGCTTAGGAGGCATATTATTTTGAAGTATGGAGCTACACTCGGCAGTAAGCATAACGGTTCCTTCTTCCtcgatttttttcttattagttAAGATATCTTTAAGAAACTTAGCGTACGAGGGCATTTGTGTGATAGCTTCCGTAAAAGGTATTgtgatgtttagtttttgtagaaGCTCAACAAATTTCTTAAACTGCCCTACGTTTTTGGATTGTACTAATCTTTGAGGATACGGGATGGGTGGTTTATATGGTGGGGGAGGAACGTAaggtttctctttctctttggtttcctctccACTATCCTCCTTTTCTTTTGGTTCACTATCCTTCTCGGTTGTCTTATCGGAATTAGGTTGCATGGCAGGATTTTTAGTTCTAGGATCAGCTGGTCCATCGTATTGTGTTCCACTTCGTGATATAACAGCATTCACATGTCCCCTAGGGTTTGGCTGAGGCTGGCCAGGAAATATGCCTGCAGGAGCAGAGGTAGATGCTTGTTGTTGAGCCACTTGTGCAATTTGTGTCTCTAACATCTTATTGTGAGTGGTCAAGACATCTAGCCTGCTTGTTAATTGCTTAATTTGCTCACTAGTGTGTATGTTTTGATTTAGGACTTCCTTGTTAGTTTGAGTTTGTACGGCTATGAAGTTCTCCATCATCAATTCAAGGTTCGACTTCATAGGAGCATTTTGAGCAGGTTTTTGGAATCCTTGTGGCGAAGGAGTAGGTGCTTGGCCAGGTGCATATAAAGCGTTGTTGCTATTGTACGAAAGGTACGGGTGATTTCTCTGGTTTTGGTTGTAAGAGTTCCCTTGAGTGTAATACACTTGGTCGGTGGGAGCTTCGGTTAGAAGTCGACATTCAGCGATAGCATGACCTTGAGCTCCGCACAACTCACAATTTTGTGTTGTTGCAGCCACGGTGGCTTTGGGTGCGGTGGTTAGACTCTCTATCTTTTGAGTTAAGGCATCTAACTTGGCGTTGATGTGGTCTATGTTGCTGATTTCGTACATTCCACCTTTCGTTTGAGGTTTCTCTACTGGTGCTCTCTCGCTTCCCCATTGATAGTgattttgagccatgctttcgaTAAGCTGATATGCTTCATTGTAGGCCTTATCCATTAGTGCGCCACCAGCTGCGGCGTCTATGGTCAATCTTGTGTTGTACAAGAGACCATTGTAAAAGGTATGGATGATTAACCATTCTTCGAGCCCATGATGAGGACATATCCTAATCATTTCTTTGTATCTTTCCCATGCTTCGAAAAGAGATTCGTTGTCTCTTTGTCTAAATCCATTGATTTGGGCTCTTAGCATAGCAGTTTTGCTAGGCGGGAAATATCTGGCTAAAAAGACTTTCTTTAACTCATCCCATGAGGTGACTGAGTTAGATGGTAAGGATTGGAGCCAAGCTCTAGCTCTATCTCTTAACGAGAAAGGGAATAAACGAAGTCTTATAGCATCGGGACTGACACAATTTGCCTTCACGGTATCTGCGTATTGCAAGAATATGGACAAATGTAAATTGGGGTCGTCCGTAGGGTTTCCggagaattggttttgttgtaCGGCCGACAACAATGAAGGTTTAAGCTCAAAGTTATTTGCTTCAATAGCGGGGGCAGCGATGCTATTGTGCGGTTCTTCTTGCGAAGGAATAGCGTAGGACCTTAGTGGTCGTTCTTGTGGGGCTTCAGCCATAACTGAATCGGGAAGAGGAATCTCTAAttgattttctaaatttctaCGTCTTAAAAGACGTTCGGGTTCGCTAACTAGTTGCACCAATCTTTCGCCTCTAGAGCGAGTGCTTGGCATGCAACAAACGAACTAATCggggtaaaataaaaataaaataaaattgcctTAGTCTCTACGGTGTAACACTGGAGTTACGATATCGACTAAATTGGTCCCCGGCAACGacgccaaaaacttgatcggACGGCAACgtgactgcaagtatacagtcgtgtcgtgtagttttaaaaagatatcgaacccaaagaaccaataatcgacctaccgttatctaatgttgctttgtaaatctaaggctaatgatttaaaggattttgattaattgaataattaaaataagaaaaataaatattttttttagattttttatatgtaaataaaatattgctaggacgtgctattagttgcttcagagggttcaatgcttaattcatgctagacaaactgttaaattttcgaaactatattgatttaaaaataccaatctcagctctcgcaaatcttgactagtattataaattataaaggtggtgcttaactctcgtcctcacacccgctaataaaatactctttgaaaagcaatataatttaattaactctaatcccaactctcgttgcgaattagagttaatgttcagtttttactatctagtagaaatctcacgctctcgctctattgatttttactttaattaattctcactctcgtgacaaattataatcaacgtttaattaaaaactgcttaagaaaataaaacagtcgtcagttttcaagaattatatttgatttaaaaacactaatctcagctctcgcaaatcttgaccagcgttatacttagataaaataaatgctcagctctcacgcgctcacttacctatataagtacctttgaaaaccaatataaaactcatcaatcctaaatagctctcgcggactttagaactaacggtcagttttaactatctggccctaaacctcaactctcgtcaatgttggtttattgcctttaaaacaatcctcactctcgtgacgaattatttgaaaacgtatttatttaaaactggtggttgaaaactattaagcacgaattaactaccgaacccctattagctactaactacacatcctagcaacgctaaatttagctagacataactaaaactaaagacataaaaataaaataagcaaataaataaaaagacataataaaaataaaaacaaaaattaaaagcataaaataaaagtaataaaataaagacaagaaataaataagaccataaaataaaataagaacctgaaataataaaagaaatctCGAGTACGAATTCTGACAGCGTAACggtaggaaataaaaaaaacttattaaattctcaacggagaataaaataatactaaactctcaactttagagaagaaaaccttgtggtactaagcctagttctcaattttccaagtcaagtgttatgtttttgagtgaagagaactagcctatttatactaaaatacaaggaggaggaggagacaAAAtctggccgatgtgggactaataGTTGAATAGCGCGTCACCGTTTGATCACAAGAATGGCCATGATAAAAAGGAAGTGGCGAGGGCCACTTGGTGCAAGCTGGCGGGCGCCATCTTGGCCTGGTTGGCGGACGCCAATGTGGCTTGGCTGGCGAGCATTTtgtgggctgcacatgtgtggcccaattggccgcacatgtgtggcctttttgtccatttttgctccttttcggtctgttttcgctcctttcttcaactcgtacactttttatctgtttatttaaaatatgagaaataagtaactatttatataataaaacttcggaatcgaaataaaaacatataaaatataatagtaaattaactaaataaatagcatatttttaggtgtatcaaACATTGCTCAAATGAAAGAGGTGGAAATATTGTtcatctattactaatatattaaaatcgattaccaccaaagtttcTAGATTATCCTTATtgcttttaaccacgttgcaagttttatatccttaattgtaatttcacaaaaaaaaatacatagaaagaatataagataaatacataaaaagtataagataaatacaaaaaaaaagatgatatacttaaaaatatgaacaaaacagaacaatccatacgcataaaaataggaaaaagcacaataaaaatattatagaaagtttagtaaataaaaaaaattatagattgaatatagaaaaaataagaagaaaccgcctaaaaataagaatatagaaataattaataaaaaaacaatactttataaaaaaaaaaacataaactatatttttcatcatagaaagaaaagaaacataaacaatactAACCACTAAATAAAGTTAAGTAGTATCAAACTTAttaaattgtaacaaaaaaaaacttattaaattaccctaaatatttttaataaaatttataatttttattaaaaatatacagggaccattatttatcactgaaacataaaaaaatgaataaataaatttacaagaaaaaacacaataattccacttatattttaacaatattatataataattttttaaatatttaattctaaatgaattttctaccttaatataatgacaaatttatatatcaaataaaagttaatagacccgtgcattcgcacggatCTTTAAACTAGTTTGATATAAATTCATGAATAACCAAGACTGTTagattaaaaaagaattaaggGGTAAGATTTGCTCTAAAGAACTGGTCTTAGAGCCATATCCCTCCTATTAATCCATTTGCAATAATCCACCGTGATTTTGTCAATAATAATacctatataaataaaaaatgcactaagattttttaatttacttttttttaaatttggtatttaGTCCAATACCGACTAATTCGCGGAGATCAATTTCACCGTCCACTTGCGTGAGTCCACCACAAAATCATATAACTTGAAAAAACATTAGTGGCAGCTCAATTTTTGTTTAATCAAATTTGGTTATTATGTATAAGATTTGATTCATGAATAGGATATATGATGAAGACAGGGAGATAGCATTTATTAGTACAATAGAATTAAGAAATATGATTTTAGAATattaaggggggtgtattggattaagatttcacaagacaattttagcaaaaaaaatcttgaagattttaaaagactttgtgagattgtattgattttatgagattttagaagacttttttaaatgactttttcaatcaagattcttaacacaagaatttgtgagacTTTATGACACGgacttttgagattttgaagtactttatagacttttaagatttaaatgagtcaataaattcgatataaattccttctaaaataataatgaatcaatcaatgaaaattaatcattccttaaaaaaatcaacaatcattaatataataaaaaaatcaatgaataaacaaaaaaacaatttatcacTACACAGCTTCAAGTCTTGTCCAATGCATATATCACCGCCCATAAGTATAGCTCATTGTAAACTAGCTAGCTTGAATCAAATTGATagaaatggtaaaaaaaaatgacgaaCAAGgtttgttgctgttgttgaaacatgttgttgttgtatatattttcaatgtctATATCCTATATAATGAATCGTGACACTATCTATGGTAGCGGGACAACCATGAAGAGGAAACGTGATAGAGAGGTAGGGAGAAAATATGCgattataaaaaacatgagataaTCAGGAAACATAGAAAGATGAGGAAaggtgaaagaaataaaaaaaaatgagaatccatcaaaatctcatgatatgaggaaagactttttgtagctcaaaattcactaaaaagtccatcaaaatccattaaaatcctattttttaaacaatccatcgaaattagaatacttttgaataccacaagactttttgtaagttgtaaagagtcttgattgaataccactagacttttttaaagtattttaaaatctaattgaataccactagacttttttaaagtcttttaaaattctAATTAAATACCACATGATtttatcatcataaaaaaatattttaaaatccattaaaatcctaattgaatacactTCCCTAAGAACCTTATGTACTCTATCTTTCAAATACTATCGTCACTTTTCTAATGTAATAcaatatcattaattttttggACCTAGTACCATATATGATTGCTGAATTTGTACATATAAGGAAGTAACATCACATGAGCAATGTTGGTTCTACCATTGCTGCTCTGAGATGAATGGAGCATCTACTAATAGAGAAACGTTTTACACCtcaaacataagtttttatatacatatttctttaggaatataaataaaatttgtatagttaaaaattacattttgaAATATGTacaattttgaattaaaaaaatgtcatatcTAATGTACGGGTAAAATAGTCTTGTAATAAGCACAAATTTATGTTTTATGattgaattaataaatttcattatatttcatttgagtcaatgataaaaataaatatatgcatGGTATAAAATTTATCTCATTTGTGCATGATAGAATTAATCTAAAAAACTTGACAAAAACAGGAAATAATTAAACCAAGAAGTTTTACTTACaatttctgtaaaaaaaaaaaagttgtacttacaatttttttaaaatgttggGTGAAATATAATAGCCCAAATAATGAAGAAAAGTACACGTTATTTGAACGAgaaaaatggttaaaattttaactattatACTTTATACTTTTATGGAACGAGAATTAATTCTCTTATGAAATATAAGAGTATGTAgtttaatggttaaaattttcaaaaaataaataagagaaatatcataattcAAATTTCGACACttacatattatatataatctCTCTACTgacttgagtttttttttttcttctataagACAACCAaagatatataataataatttttttttttttacattgtaTTGTATATATTCGGCTGTCCAATTGGTTGTTAAAAGTGATTCCCCAAATAACATACTTTCATGTTCCAAAGTGAAATACAAATCACAAAGCAAATTGCTCATAGTCATACCACATGTCACATACTCGCATGTAAGTTGGCTGGCCCATGAGGTCTAAAACACTCAATCATTTATTGGacagaaaagaaagagaaaaaaatattgtcaattgtcattttcataatGAATGATTAGGGAAGAAATTGATAAAATATTGATGCAAAAAACAAACATTGTCTAAGACTCTAAGTAGGAAATTTGTGGACCTTGTGTCATAGGTTGAGATGGATATGTACTAGTATAAAAagctaaattaaaatttatttttaccagTTTTGGAACTTTGGATATGGATGAGGAATTTAAAATCAGCCAAGATTTTTTGTGGATGGGATCGATTGTCTTTTGGGGGATTAATTTGGCTTTATGTGGACTTGGCATGTAGGTAGCCACTTGATTGGctccaataaaataaatataagatcttgcggtaaaaataagctataaactagtcgatagctgataagctaacttatatATAGTTGAAAAGTTAgtttatagctgaaaagttagtagaataaaattaaagtgtttgataaatttatcTGTTATGAgtttaaaataacataaaaataccTAGTTAgtaggtaatttttttttataattgttagtgggtaatttttataatttttttaaaaaataaataaataaataaaacttattAGACTTACCAAACAAACACCGTCATAACATCTTAAGACAATATAAAAGATCCtagatttagtcaaaaaaataaaatagaaaagatCTTAGACCTATGACCAGAGGGACCATCTTTCCTATCTTGCTTTCATTTTTTCCCTCCCATACATTTGGAACCAAAACAAGAGATGAATGAGTAAATGATGTCGGAAAGcttgaatatattttatgtaAATTTTTAGTGAGACAAATTGATATGTTGATATATTAGCTAATATTGTATGCTTTTAAaattggaacggagggagtatcactttttaaaataaaaaaagaaaagaaaagaaaagaaaaatagtgATATAATAGCTTGGAAAATCCGAAAGGGTAAATGCGTTTAACAAAATTATAACATGCATCCataatattgtttaaaaaaaattaagaacaagaagaaaagtTATTCTTTTTCTaccagaaaaaatataatgataagttatttttatagaaTTCAAGTTTGGCTTGCTAATCTTAAGTTGAAccaaaacaaacttataataattacCTATTAAGAGAAGTCAACATTAAAAACCAAACATTTACATGAATCAGATGATAAAGTAATGCATGACCAAAACCATAAGCTTTAAACTCTAACCAAGTGGccaaaatttaaaaggaatgtTCCTTGAACCACACATCTACGCAAATTCATACAATACAATACTAGTGAAATTCATCAAATTTACTTTCTTCAGCAGCCATCTAGCAAAGAATCTACGACTTTGATCCTATAGCATGtactctttcttcttcttcttcttcttcttcttcttcgatcACCAACATTTCCTAGAACCTGTTTTGAATCACATGCATCCCGTTCGTTCCACGTGCTCCttaattgatattataaaagggtcttgctaactagtgccccggggcactaaTTAAGGAACTAACaatggaaataaaataaaagttgtgtaTTGAAAACACCAAAATTTAGACTTTTCTTCTATTGACTACActatttccaaaaaaaactttctatatttgaatccttaacaagtgcccctggggcactatttagcatttgccattaTAAAATACCCGGCACAACCCGATTCCATTCCAGTGTATCGTAGAAAAGATACTTCgctactagtttttttttttgacaatacttCGCTACTAGTTTGGAACCTGACCTATTGACAACTAATTTAGAATCA encodes:
- the LOC123922390 gene encoding uncharacterized protein LOC123922390, whose protein sequence is MPSTRSRGERLVQLVSEPERLLRRRNLENQLEIPLPDSVMAEAPQERPLRSYAIPSQEEPHNSIAAPAIEANNFELKPSLLSAVQQNQFSGNPTDDPNLHLSIFLQYADTVKANCVSPDAIRLRLFPFSLRDRARAWLQSLPSNSVTSWDELKKVFLARYFPPSKTAMLRAQINGFRQRDNESLFEAWERYKEMIRICPHHGLEEWLIIHTFYNGLLYNTRLTIDAAAGGALMDKAYNEAYQLIESMAQNHYQWGSERAPVEKPQTKGGMYEISNIDHINAKLDALTQKIESLTTAPKATVAATTQNCELCGAQGHAIAECRLLTEAPTDQVYYTQGNSYNQNQRNHPYLSYNSNNALYAPGQAPTPSPQGFQKPAQNAPMKSNLELMMENFIAVQTQTNKEVLNQNIHTSEQIKQLTSRLDVLTTHNKMLETQIAQVAQQQASTSAPAGIFPGQPQPNPRGHVNAVISRSGTQYDGPADPRTKNPAMQPNSDKTTEKDSEPKEKEDSGEETKEKEKPYVPPPPYKPPIPYPQRLVQSKNVGQFKKFVELLQKLNITIPFTEAITQMPSYAKFLKDILTNKKKIEEEGTVMLTAECSSILQNNMPPKLKDPGSFSIPCVIGKHVIDRALCDLGASISLMPMPIYEKLKLGELRPTKMSIQFADRSVKYPLGILENVPVRIGQFFIPTDFIVMDIREDSNTPIILGRPFLATAGAIIDVKKGKLTFEVGEEKVEFILTQFMNASAIEDSCYMLDVVKECGKEMEKDKTKNSEILKTLIPPTHKNGNDDLTKCLKKSSCCRLDIAESNVDNTPFKRVPPDILKAQPESNIFQNKTSLFASKKKKRKRKTPMRWFDMFKWRPKDVGHNFKNVRLEEAQH